The window TTTTCCTTCAATTGCTGTCATAAGGGCGCTTGATTCTCCTGAAACGAAAGCACCTGCTCCTCTGTGAATTCTGACGTTAAAGCTGAATTCTGAACCTAGAATGTCCTCACCAAGAAATCCCAATCCCTCTGCCTGCCTTACGGCCAAAGTTATATTTTCTAAAGCCAGAGGATATTCTTCTCTAACATAAATGAAACCTTGTTGTGCTCCTATGGCGATAGCTCCTATGATGAGCCCTTCGAGTATGCTGTGAGGATTGCCTTCCATTAATGCTCTATCCATGAACGCTCCTGGATCTCCTTCATCACAGTTTACGATAACGTATTTTGTATCTTCTGGAACTTCTTTAGTTGTTTGCCATTTTATGGCTGTTGGGAAACCGCCTCCTCCTCTGCCTCGAAGATTTGAGTTTTTTATCTCTGAAATTATATCCTCTGGCTTCATTTTGAATAGGCATTTTGTTAATGCACTATAACCACCCTGAGCGATGTAGTCTTCAATCTTTTTTGGATCAAACAAAGCATTCTTTTCAAGTAGTGGCCTAAGTTGATATTTATAGAACGGTATTTCCTTAAGATTTTTAACTGTTCTACCAGTATTTGGATCTTTATATAACAAGCGTTCAATGATTTTTTTTCCAATGATCGTTTTTTCAATTATCTCAGATGCATCTTCAGTTTTCATTCGAAAGTAACAGATCTCTTCAGGATATATGATCGCCATTGGCCCTTCTTCGCATGAACCTAAACATCCTGTTTCCCGAATCTCTACTTTTTCTATTAATTTTCTTCGAGTTATATCGTTTTTAAGAGCTTTTACTATTTCTGAAGCTCCAAGGGCTATACAACCACTGCCTACACAGATGGCTATGGTTGGTTTATTGGGATCTTTCTTAACTTTAATCTCATTTCTAAGTTTTTCAAGTTCTTCTAATGATTTAATGCGCCTTTTCACAAGTCTTGCACCTATTTGTATTTTGATAAAATTTTTTCAATATCAAAAGATCTTAGATTCCCATGATATTCATCGTCCACTGTAATCACTGGACCAAGAGCACAACATCCTATGCAATTGACCGTTTCTATAGTAAACCTTCCATCTGAGGTAGTTTCACTGTTTTTAATTCCAAGAGAACTCTCTAATATTTCCATTATCAATTGAGAACCTCGGACTTTGCAAGAAGTCCCCATACACACTCTGATTAGATGCCTTCCTCGAGGAGCAAGGGTAAAGGCTTTGTAGAATGTTGCTGCTTGGTAAACTTGAGAAAGAGGGACTTTAAGTTGCTTACTCAGTTCTATTATCATTTCTTTGGGAAGCCAGGTAAAATTTCCTTGCAGCTTCAAGAGAATCTGTATTAACACACTCTCGTCGTAATTATACTCTTTCACAAATCTGTTTACTATTCCCGCTATACCTTTTAATTTCAAAGGTCTGTTTTTAACAACATACCTTTTTTTAATTTCCAGATCCATTTTTCTTTTATGCAATTCATCTACTTTTTCTGTAGTAATCCTGACTTTA is drawn from Candidatus Bathyarchaeota archaeon and contains these coding sequences:
- a CDS encoding NAD(P)H-dependent oxidoreductase subunit E, with protein sequence MVLLKCKHCNYKWDYEGTKEHYATCPNCRYKVRITTEKVDELHKRKMDLEIKKRYVVKNRPLKLKGIAGIVNRFVKEYNYDESVLIQILLKLQGNFTWLPKEMIIELSKQLKVPLSQVYQAATFYKAFTLAPRGRHLIRVCMGTSCKVRGSQLIMEILESSLGIKNSETTSDGRFTIETVNCIGCCALGPVITVDDEYHGNLRSFDIEKILSKYK